In Panthera tigris isolate Pti1 chromosome D2, P.tigris_Pti1_mat1.1, whole genome shotgun sequence, one DNA window encodes the following:
- the LIPF gene encoding gastric triacylglycerol lipase isoform X1, whose translation MLLLLTVASLISALGTTHGFLGKLHPTNPEVTMNISQMISFWGYPNEEYEVVTEDGYVLGINRIPYGRKNSENKGRRPVVFLQHGLLASATNWISNLPNNSLAFLLADAGYDVWLGNSRGNTWARRNLYYSPDSVEFWAFSFDEMAKYDLPATIDFILKKTGQDQLRYVGHSQGTTIGFIAFSTNPKLAKKIKTFYALAPVATVKYTKTLLNKLMLLPSFLFKMIFGNKIFYPHHFFDQFLATEVCSREMVDLLCSNTLFIICGFDTSNLNMSRLDVYLSHNPAGTSVQNVLHWSQAVKSGKFQAFDWGSPVQNMIHFHQPTPPYYNLTDMHVPIAVWNGGNDLLADPEDVDLLLSKLPNLIYHRKIPPYNHLDFIWAMDAPQVIYNEIISMMGEDNK comes from the exons ATGCTGTTGCTATTAACAGTGGCCAGTTTGATATCTGCGCTTGGAACCACACATGGTTTCTTGGGAAAATTACACCCGACAAACCCTGAAGTGACTATGAATATC AGTCAGATGATCTCCTTCTGGGGATACCCAAATGAAGAGTATGAAGTTGTGACTGAGGACGGTTACGTCCTTGGGATCAACAGAATCCCTTACGGAAGGAAAAATTCAGAGAATAAAG GCCGGAGACCTGTTGTGTTTTTGCAGCACGGTTTGCTCGCGTCAGCCACAAACTGGATTTCCAACCTTCCCAACAACAGCCTGGCCTTCCTTCTGGCCGATGCTGGTTATGACGTGTGGCTGGGGAACAGCAGGGGGAACACCTGGGCCAGGAGAAACCTATACTACTCGCCAGACTCAGTTGAATTCTGGGCTTTCAG cTTTGATGAAATGGCTAAATACGACCTTCCAGCCACAATtgacttcattttaaagaaaactggaCAGGATCAGCTCCGCTACGTTGGCCATTCCCAGGGCACCACGATTG GTTTTATTGCCTTCTCTACCAATCCCAAGCTggctaagaaaataaaaactttttatgcGCTGGCTCCTGTGGCCACTGTCAAGTACACCAAGACCCTGTTAAACAAGCTCATGCTTCTTCCGTCGTTCCTCTTCAAG atgataTTCGGGAACAAAATATTCTACCCACACCACTTTTTTGATCAATTTCTTGCCACTGAAGTGTGCTCCCGTGAGATGGTGGACCTCCTCTGTAGCAACACCTTATTTATCATTTGTGGATTTGACACTAGTAACTTGAATATG AGTCGCTTGGATGTGTATCTGTCACATAATCCAGCAGGAACGTCGGTTCAAAACGTCCTCCACTGGTCCCAG GCTGTCAAGTCTGGGAAATTCCAAGCTTTTGACTGGGGAAGTCCGGTTCAGAACATGATTCACTTTCATCAG CCCACACCCCCCTACTACAACCTGACGGACATGCACGTCCCGATTGCGGTGTGGAATGGTGGCAATGACTTGTTGGCAGACCCTGAAGATGTCGACCTTCTGCTTTCCAAACTCCCCAATCTCATTTACCACAGGAAGATTCCTCCTTACAATCACTTGGACTTTATCTGGGCCATGGATGCCCCTCAAGTAATTTACAACGAAATCATTTCTATGATGGGAGAAGATAATAAGTAG
- the LIPF gene encoding gastric triacylglycerol lipase isoform X2, with protein MLLLLTVASLISALGTTHGFLGKLHPTNPEVTMNISQMISFWGYPNEEYEVVTEDGYVLGINRIPYGRKNSENTDAGYDVWLGNSRGNTWARRNLYYSPDSVEFWAFSFDEMAKYDLPATIDFILKKTGQDQLRYVGHSQGTTIGFIAFSTNPKLAKKIKTFYALAPVATVKYTKTLLNKLMLLPSFLFKMIFGNKIFYPHHFFDQFLATEVCSREMVDLLCSNTLFIICGFDTSNLNMSRLDVYLSHNPAGTSVQNVLHWSQAVKSGKFQAFDWGSPVQNMIHFHQPTPPYYNLTDMHVPIAVWNGGNDLLADPEDVDLLLSKLPNLIYHRKIPPYNHLDFIWAMDAPQVIYNEIISMMGEDNK; from the exons ATGCTGTTGCTATTAACAGTGGCCAGTTTGATATCTGCGCTTGGAACCACACATGGTTTCTTGGGAAAATTACACCCGACAAACCCTGAAGTGACTATGAATATC AGTCAGATGATCTCCTTCTGGGGATACCCAAATGAAGAGTATGAAGTTGTGACTGAGGACGGTTACGTCCTTGGGATCAACAGAATCCCTTACGGAAGGAAAAATTCAGAGAATA CCGATGCTGGTTATGACGTGTGGCTGGGGAACAGCAGGGGGAACACCTGGGCCAGGAGAAACCTATACTACTCGCCAGACTCAGTTGAATTCTGGGCTTTCAG cTTTGATGAAATGGCTAAATACGACCTTCCAGCCACAATtgacttcattttaaagaaaactggaCAGGATCAGCTCCGCTACGTTGGCCATTCCCAGGGCACCACGATTG GTTTTATTGCCTTCTCTACCAATCCCAAGCTggctaagaaaataaaaactttttatgcGCTGGCTCCTGTGGCCACTGTCAAGTACACCAAGACCCTGTTAAACAAGCTCATGCTTCTTCCGTCGTTCCTCTTCAAG atgataTTCGGGAACAAAATATTCTACCCACACCACTTTTTTGATCAATTTCTTGCCACTGAAGTGTGCTCCCGTGAGATGGTGGACCTCCTCTGTAGCAACACCTTATTTATCATTTGTGGATTTGACACTAGTAACTTGAATATG AGTCGCTTGGATGTGTATCTGTCACATAATCCAGCAGGAACGTCGGTTCAAAACGTCCTCCACTGGTCCCAG GCTGTCAAGTCTGGGAAATTCCAAGCTTTTGACTGGGGAAGTCCGGTTCAGAACATGATTCACTTTCATCAG CCCACACCCCCCTACTACAACCTGACGGACATGCACGTCCCGATTGCGGTGTGGAATGGTGGCAATGACTTGTTGGCAGACCCTGAAGATGTCGACCTTCTGCTTTCCAAACTCCCCAATCTCATTTACCACAGGAAGATTCCTCCTTACAATCACTTGGACTTTATCTGGGCCATGGATGCCCCTCAAGTAATTTACAACGAAATCATTTCTATGATGGGAGAAGATAATAAGTAG